In Carassius auratus strain Wakin unplaced genomic scaffold, ASM336829v1 scaf_tig00022400, whole genome shotgun sequence, a single window of DNA contains:
- the LOC113077356 gene encoding uncharacterized protein LOC113077356 isoform X1, producing MNFHFILLSVYLFFPEHGRSGVETDEVLVLVMEGDSVTLHTGIKKTQEDRIRWYFNETRIAQINGDPSKTCTDVQCNEGTERFRDRLKLDHQTGSLTLRNTRTTDLGVYQLKIFSSSSIREKTFSVSVRGVSAAEREEMMRKSVKEGESVTLDPAVMKNPNDVMTWYFNDTRLAQVTGEPNKTCTDFHCPERFRDRLKLDLQTGSLTITNTRTTDSGLYKLQISSSGHRRRRSISSVKSFDVTVINSGLSPAAVAGVCVVLLLASAAAAVIYHRHRRTFVPDSESSHSMTKHLTF from the exons ggaGATCTGGTGTTGAGACCGATGAAGTGCTGGTGttagtgatggagggagattcagtcactcttcACACTGGTATTAAAAAAACCCAGGAAGACAGAATCAGATGGTATTTCAATGAGACTCGCATCGCTCAAATTAATGGAGATCCCAGTAAGACCTGTACAGATGTCCAGTGTAATGAAGgaactgagagattcagagacagactgaagctggatcatcagactggatctctgaccctcaggaacaccagaaccacagattTGGGAGTTTATCAACTGAAGatcttcagcagcagcagcatcagagAAAAGACATTCAGCGTTTCTGTCCGTG gtgtttctgctgctgaacgagaagaaatgatgagaaagtcagtgaaggagggagaatctgtcactttagatcctgCCGTAATGAAGAACCCAAATGATGTGATGACgtggtattttaatgacactCGCCTCGCTCAGGTCACCGGAGAGCCCAATAAGACCTGCACAGATTTTCATTGTCCTGAGAGATTTAGAGACCGACTGAAGCTGGATcttcagactggatctctgaccatcacaaacaccagaaccacagactctggactttataaactacagatcagcaGCAGCGGTCATCGTCGTCGCCGCAGCATCAGCAGTGTGAAGAGCTTCGACGTTACTGTCATCA ATTCAGGTCTGTCTCCAGCTGCTGTAGCAGGAGTATGTGTTGTTCTTCTGCTGGCGTCTGCAGCAGCTGCTGTGATTTACCATCGCCACAGGAG gacaTTCGTGCCAGATTCAGAATCTTCTCACTCAATGACAAAGCACCTTACCTTTTAA
- the LOC113077356 gene encoding uncharacterized protein LOC113077356 isoform X2, whose protein sequence is MEGDSVTLHTGIKKTQEDRIRWYFNETRIAQINGDPSKTCTDVQCNEGTERFRDRLKLDHQTGSLTLRNTRTTDLGVYQLKIFSSSSIREKTFSVSVRGVSAAEREEMMRKSVKEGESVTLDPAVMKNPNDVMTWYFNDTRLAQVTGEPNKTCTDFHCPERFRDRLKLDLQTGSLTITNTRTTDSGLYKLQISSSGHRRRRSISSVKSFDVTVINSGLSPAAVAGVCVVLLLASAAAAVIYHRHRRTFVPDSESSHSMTKHLTF, encoded by the exons atggagggagattcagtcactcttcACACTGGTATTAAAAAAACCCAGGAAGACAGAATCAGATGGTATTTCAATGAGACTCGCATCGCTCAAATTAATGGAGATCCCAGTAAGACCTGTACAGATGTCCAGTGTAATGAAGgaactgagagattcagagacagactgaagctggatcatcagactggatctctgaccctcaggaacaccagaaccacagattTGGGAGTTTATCAACTGAAGatcttcagcagcagcagcatcagagAAAAGACATTCAGCGTTTCTGTCCGTG gtgtttctgctgctgaacgagaagaaatgatgagaaagtcagtgaaggagggagaatctgtcactttagatcctgCCGTAATGAAGAACCCAAATGATGTGATGACgtggtattttaatgacactCGCCTCGCTCAGGTCACCGGAGAGCCCAATAAGACCTGCACAGATTTTCATTGTCCTGAGAGATTTAGAGACCGACTGAAGCTGGATcttcagactggatctctgaccatcacaaacaccagaaccacagactctggactttataaactacagatcagcaGCAGCGGTCATCGTCGTCGCCGCAGCATCAGCAGTGTGAAGAGCTTCGACGTTACTGTCATCA ATTCAGGTCTGTCTCCAGCTGCTGTAGCAGGAGTATGTGTTGTTCTTCTGCTGGCGTCTGCAGCAGCTGCTGTGATTTACCATCGCCACAGGAG gacaTTCGTGCCAGATTCAGAATCTTCTCACTCAATGACAAAGCACCTTACCTTTTAA
- the LOC113077350 gene encoding uncharacterized protein LOC113077350 yields MSQPEREAPAVRPRRRVNPPVYLEEFELSGPGSHQQQSRSLTCQGVLENEPSATGHSRSTSPVSQASEHSEWILTDQWDCTSEKLREENAALQRQVKQLPELTAMLEKMKRENAALQRQSSQLPEIISAFQEMRQQNAALWHELQSLKSKQSSPPESVTPQMPSPRSHSPAVNFQTPQPYRPIPAPRSRLPPSATKRLPHPAVPEESSEFTEDLRNMNISSSPRERPSFTAHYSDSAQFRYPNTSPYSQPPQLPESVVPSQERRRSAHAEYSSDHVLPSSTQEKIYRGPAPTIPCLTSSDPREFSRLRIALENILPEDATERFKFQILTDHLKLEEALLVADSYSNSRFPFTNTMKALDKMYGQPHQLALQRIAELMDGANIRSGDVKAFRMFGLQVRSLVSMLQQLGHKGTVELECGSHVSRLLSKLPHDLRSSFKRYTHPLQVSIPTLLDFADWLEYELQVQEDNSQYACYTRQESSVRGREVRRESKQLRRPTTILLGTDKSYSSSMSSATSKPASVREEKVRAYCPYCDNNKHYLNGCDNFKLLSKDLKIDWIKTKNRCWRCGRGHQAANCTLKTFCPTCNKKHLMVLHDVNDQVKPSQPSAAPSSAVLYVDRPTSGSKVLLKVTKVLIKNGNVAMEAYAILDDGSERTIILHDAVQKLRLVGEPEDLVLRTVRQDTQVIHGAAVTFTVSQTVNPRKAYKIRNAFTAKALGLAEHTHPVSFLQQKFKHLAGLPLQQLDKVHPVLLIGSDCPHLLTPIEPVRLGPPGGPAAVRTCLGWTLQGPTEELSSPLSPDQCFFTSLQPVNDLYANVERLWQMDVLPYQSEKVITRSRQDKESIQLLQENTVRVDVNGIQRYATPLLHVKNMPRLCAPKEAVLPQLRGIEKRLERDPVLTAAYQEELARLVQAGYVVKLSQEQVDKTKEAWYIPHHMVQHNGKNRVVFNCSFSYQGHNLNELLLPGPTLGPSLLAVLLRFREHSVAISSDIRGMFHQVRLLPQDKPLLRYIWRDMQRDRTPDVYEWQVLPFGTTCSPCCASFALQKHVLDHSQPGEDTQVSVEKSFYVDNCLQSFASRDTAKNLVDKLCNLLASGGFELRQWASNDPSVISHLPADIQSPSSILWLSEGHQEAQESTLGLHWNCQTDTLSYKRRKPDNEVPTMRSIYQILASQYDPLGYIVPFTTRAKVIVQRLWDKQREWDDPRLPEDLLDSWKHWESELEDLQNISLPRCYCSKELDCSSSIRQLHIFCDASEKAYGSLAYLRTENPQGEVEVAFVTARSCVAPKKQQSIPRLELCAALTGAQLAKVLKAELTLPLSSVTLWSDSTTVLIWLLSDSYRFKVFVGTRVAEVQDLTESDTWRYVQSSDNPADAITRGKSPSDLNKDSRWNQGPAFLRQRPDSWPEMPPLAHISEDGELKRSTFCGLLTSDLSLPDPHKFCTFTDYLKALIQPSSESSPFIATAENYIEAELTALRQIQAESFPDEILHLKSGKPLPSNSRLLCLAPELDIRTNLIRVGGRLRQISQLDEDTIHPIVLDPHHPLTKLIIKDYDDCLHHPGPERVFAELRRKYWVLRGRAAVKHHQRQCAECQKWPAKPHPPRMADLPPARLRIHQPVFYSTGIDCFGPYLIKFGRRNEKRWGIIFKCMTTLAVHIDLLTSMDSDSFLMALRRFIARRGKPFEILSDQGTNFKGGERELRDAYTALQPELQAQLASQQIRFTFNPPNAPHFGGCWE; encoded by the coding sequence ATGTCTCAACCAGAAAGAGAAGCCCCTGCTGTGCGGCCGAGGAGACGAGTTAACCCTCCAGTCTACTTAGAAGAATTTGAGCTCAGTGGACCTGGGTCTCATCAACAGCAATCACGGTCACTTACCTGCCAGGGAGTACTGGAGAATGAACCAAGTGCTACAGGTCATTCCAGATCCACTTCACCAGTGAGCCAAGCATCAGAACATTCTGAGTGGATACTGACTGACCAATGGGACTGCACTTCTGAGAAGCTGAGAGAGGAGAATGCAGCATTGCAAAGGCAAGTGAAACAGCTGCCAGAGCTTACAGCCATGTTAGAGAAGATGAAGAGGGAGAACGCAGCCTTGCAACGACAATCCAGCCAACTCCCTGAGATCATTTCAGCATTCCAAGAGATGCGTCAACAGAATGCTGCGTTATGGCATGAGCTTCAAAGCTTGAAATCGAAGCAGAGCTCTCCACCCGAGTCGGTCACTCCACAGATGCCATCACCACGCTCTCACTCTCCAGCAGTTAACTTTCAGACTCCACAGCCATACCGCCCAATACCAGCTCCACGCTCTAGGTTGCCACCATCTGCCACTAAGAGACTGCCACACCCAGCTGTGCCAGAGGAAAGCTCAGAGTTTACTGAAGATCTGAGAAACATGAACATTTCTTCCTCCCCTCGTGAGAGACCCTCCTTTACAGCACATTATAGTGACTCAGCTCAGTTCAGGTATCCCAACACTTCCCCATATTCCCAGCCACCTCAGCTGCCTGAGTCTGTGGTCCCATCACAGGAAAGGAGGAGGTCAGCCCATGCAGAATACAGCTCAGATCATGTCTTACCCTCAAGTACCCAAGAGAAAATCTACAGAGGACCAGCCCCTACCATCCCCTGCCTAACGTCTTCTGATCCTAGGGAGTTTTCAAGACTGAGAATTGCATTAGAGAATATCCTGCCTGAAGATGCCACCGAacgtttcaaatttcaaatcctCACAGACCATCTGAAACTGGAGGAGGCCCTCCTTGTGGCAGACTCTTACAGCAATTCCAGATTTCCCTTCACCAACACTATGAAAGCTCTGGATAAGATGTATGGTCAACCCCACCAATTAGCACTGCAACGAATCGCTGAGCTGATGGATGGAGCTAATATACGCAGTGGAGATGTAAAGGCCTTCAGGATGTTCGGACTGCAGGTGCGTTCGCTTGTCAGTATGTTGCAGCAGCTTGGCCACAAAGGTACTGTAGAGCTGGAATGTGGATCACATGTGTCTCGACTCCTGAGTAAACTGCCACATGACCTCAGATCAAGTTTCAAGCGGTACACCCACCCTTTGCAAGTCTCTATTCCTACTTTGCTGGACTTCGCTGATTGGTTGGAATATGAGCTTCAAGTACAGGAAGACAATAGCCAGTATGCTTGTTATACAAGGCAGGAATCTTCAGTGCGTGGCCGAGAGGTGAGAAGAGAGTCTAAGCAGCTTCGCAGACCAACTACCATTCTACTTGGTACCGACAAGTCATATTCATCATCAATGTCGTCAGCCACGTCTAAACCAGCTTCAGTCAGAGAAGAGAAGGTGAGAGCTTATTGTCCATACTgtgataataataaacactatCTGAATGGCTGTGACAACTTCAAGCTTCTTAGCAAAGACCTGAAAATAGACTGGATAAAGACAAAGAACCGATGCTGGCGTTGTGGTCGTGGACATCAAGCAGCTAACTGCACACTAAAGACTTTCTGCCCAACCTGCAACAAGAAGCACCTTATGGTACTACATGATGTCAATGACCAGGTCAAGCCATCTCAGCCAAGTGCAGCTCCTTCCAGTGCAGTTTTATATGTTGACCGACCAACCTCCGGAAGTAAAGTACTGCTCAAAGTGACTAAGGTTCTGATCAAGAATGGCAACGTGGCAATGGAAGCTTACGCCATATTAGACGATGGATCTGAGCGGACCATCATTCTGCATGATGCAGTGCAGAAATTAAGACTTGTGGGGGAGCCAGAGGACCTTGTACTTCGTACAGTAAGACAGGATACCCAGGTCATTCACGGGGCGGCAGTGACTTTTACTGTGTCCCAAACTGTTAACCCCAGGAAAGCTTACAAGATCCGTAATGCCTTCACAGCCAAAGCACTCGGTCTGGCAGAACATACACACCCAGTTAGTTTCCTGCAACAGAAATTTAAGCATCTTGCAGGGTTACCTCTACAACAGCTGGACAAGGTACATCCTGTTCTTCTCATTGGCTCTGATTGCCCCCACCTCCTCACACCCATAGAACCAGTCCGACTGGGGCCCCCTGGTGGGCCAGCAGCAGTAAGAACATGTCTGGGATGGACACTGCAGGGTCCAACTGAAGAATTGAGCAGTCCTCTTTCCCCTGACCAATGCTTCTTCACCTCGCTGCAGCCTGTCAATGATCTTTATGCAAATGTGGAGAGACTGTGGCAAATGGATGTTCTACCCTACCAGAGTGAAAAGGTGATTACCAGATCACGCCAAGACAAAGAGTCCATTCAGCTTCTGCAAGAAAACACAGTGAGAGTGGATGTTAATGGTATCCAGCGATACGCTACTCCTCTGCTCCATGTCAAGAACATGCCTCGCCTCTGTGCTCCAAAGGAAGCAGTCCTGCCACAGTTGAGAGGAATCGAGAAACGGCTGGAAAGGGACCCTGTTCTAACTGCAGCATACCAAGAGGAGCTGGCCAGGTTAGTGCAAGCTGGTTACGTTGTCAAACTTAGTCAGGAGCAAGTGGACAAAACAAAGGAAGCCTGGTACATCCCGCACCACATGGTGCAGCATAATGGGAAGAACAGGGTGGTTTTTAACTGTTCATTCTCATATCAAGGACACAACCTGAACGAGCTACTGTTACCTGGACCAACACTTGGTCCATCTCTCCTGGCAGTCCTTCTGCGTTTCCGAGAGCACTCTGTTGCCATCAGTAGTGACATCCGCGGCATGTTCCATCAGGTACGCCTCTTGCCACAAGATAAACCTCTGCTGAGATACATCTGGAGAGACATGCAAAGAGACAGAACCCCAGATGTCTATGAATGGCAGGTACTGCCTTTCGGGACCACTTGCAGTCCGTGTTGTGCATCGTTTGCTTTACAGAAGCATGTTCTAGATCACAGCCAGCCTGGAGAGGACACACAAGTTTCAGTGGAGAAGTCATTCTATGTGGACAATTGCCTCCAGAGCTTCGCTTCCCGTGACACGGCCAAGAATCTGGTAGACAAACTCTGTAACCTTCTAGCATCTGGTGGCTTTGAGTTACGACAGTGGGCAAGCAATGACCCTTCAGTTATCAGCCATCTGCCAGCTGACATTCAGTCACCGAGTAGCATCCTCTGGCTCAGCGAAGGCCACCAAGAAGCTCAGGAATCAACACTTGGCCTGCACTGGAATTGCCAAACAGATACCCTCTCTTACAAACGACGCAAACCAGACAATGAAGTGCCCACAATGCGAAGCATCTACCAGATCCTTGCCAGCCAGTATGATCCCCTTGGCTATATTGTACCCTTCACCACTCGAGCCAAGGTGATAGTGCAGAGGTTGTGGGACAAACAAAGGGAGTGGGATGACCCCAGGCTGCCAGAGGACCTATTAGACTCTTGGAAACACTGGGAGAGTGAATTGGAAGATCTGCAGAATATCAGTTTGCCCAGATGTTACTGCAGCAAGGAACTAGACTGCTCTAGTAGCATTAGGCAACTTCACATATTTTGTGATGCCTCAGAGAAGGCGTATGGATCTTTGGCATACTTAAGAACAGAGAACCCTCAAGGTGAAGTGGAGGTGGCCTTTGTAACAGCTAGGTCTTGTGTTGCTCCCAAGAAACAGCAGAGCATCCCTCGTCTTGAGCTGTGTGCAGCACTCACAGGTGCACAGCTTGCTAAAGTCCTGAAGGCAGAGCTAACGTTACCACTCAGTAGTGTCACACTGTGGTCTGATTCCACCACAGTGCTAATTTGGCTTTTGTCAGATTCCTATCGCTTTAAGGTGTTTGTGGGGACCAGAGTGGCAGAAGTACAGGACTTGACTGAATCTGACACCTGGCGTTACGTACAGTCATCCGACAACCCAGCAGATGCAATTACAAGAGGAAAGTCTCCCTCTGATCTCAACAAAGACAGCAGATGGAACCAAGGCCCAGCATTCCTCAGACAAAGACCAGACAGCTGGCCAGAAATGCCACCACTAGCTCACATAAGTGAAGACGGTGAGCTGAAAAGGTCAACTTTCTGTGGACTGTTAACCTCTGATCTGTCACTGCCAGATCCTCATAAATTTTGCACATTCACAGACTACTTAAAAGCTCTTATACAGCCATCATCAGAAAGCTCTCCCTTCATTGCAACTGCAGAAAACTACATAGAAGCTGAGCTCACAGCCCTCCGACAGATCCAGGCAGAATCATTCCCAGATGAGATATTGCACTTGAAATCTGGTAAACCTCTACCAAGCAATAGTCGACTGCTTTGCCTAGCCCCAGAACTAGATATCAGAACCAATCTCATTCGTGTTGGCGGTCGCCTACGACAAATCAGTCAACTAGACGAGGATACCATTCACCCCATTGTCCTTGATCCACATCACCCACTCACCAAACTAATTATCAAAGACTATGATGACTGTTTGCATCACCCTGGACCAGAGAGGGTGTTTGCGGAGCTTAGGAGAAAATACTGGGTGTTAAGAGGACGAGCAGCAGTTAAACACCACCAACGCCAATGCGCTGAATGCCAAAAATGGCCGGCTAAACCGCATCCCCCCAGGATGGCAGATCTCCCACCTGCCAGGTTAAGAATTCACCAGCCAGTTTTCTATTCAACAGGTATAGATTGCTTTGGTCCCTATCTCATAAAGTTTGGACGCCGAAATGAGAAGCGTTGGGGGATCATCTTCAAGTGTATGACCACCCTAGCAGTGCATATTGATCTCCTCACAAGTATGGACAGTGACTCATTCCTGATGGCCCTTCGTCGCTTCATTGCTCGACGAGGGAAACCCTTCGAAATCCTGTCAGATCAGGGAACGAATTTCAAAGGTGGTGAAAGGGAACTTCGGGATGCCTACACTGCTCTTCAACCTGAGCTCCAAGCTCAACTGGCAAGCCAGCAAATTAGGTTTACATTCAATCCACCTAATGCCCCACATTTTGGTGGATGCTGGGAGTGA